In a single window of the Novosphingobium sp. IK01 genome:
- the thiS gene encoding sulfur carrier protein ThiS has product MATNPAPSALSITLNGEPRRAAPGSIADLVRSLDLDPAKVAVERNGAIVPRSTLADVALGEGDVLEIVHFVGGGQDDAPASDDTASGDTWTVAGRTFRSRLIVGTGKYKDFAQNAAALAASGAEIVTVAVRRVNVSDPKAPMLTDYIDPKKVTYLPNTAGCFTAEDAIRTLRLAREAGGWDLVKLEVLGEARTLYPDMRETLRATETLAREGFLPMVYCADDPIAARQLEEAGAVAIMPLGAPIGSGLGIQNKVMIRMIVEGAKVPVLVDAGVGTASDAAVAMELGCDGVLMNTAIAEAKDPIRMARAMKAAVEAGRDAYLAGRMATRRYADPSSPLAGLI; this is encoded by the coding sequence ATGGCCACGAACCCCGCACCGTCCGCCCTTTCGATCACCCTGAACGGCGAACCGCGCCGCGCCGCGCCCGGCTCGATCGCCGATCTCGTGCGCAGTCTCGACCTCGATCCCGCCAAAGTGGCGGTCGAACGCAATGGCGCCATCGTGCCCCGTTCGACCCTTGCCGACGTGGCGCTGGGCGAGGGCGACGTGCTCGAAATCGTCCATTTCGTGGGCGGCGGGCAGGACGATGCCCCGGCCAGCGATGACACGGCTTCCGGCGACACATGGACGGTGGCAGGCCGCACGTTCCGCTCGCGCCTGATCGTGGGCACCGGCAAGTACAAGGATTTTGCCCAGAACGCCGCCGCGCTGGCCGCTTCGGGCGCGGAAATCGTCACCGTGGCGGTGCGCCGGGTCAATGTCTCGGACCCCAAGGCGCCGATGCTGACCGACTATATCGACCCCAAAAAGGTCACCTACCTGCCCAACACCGCCGGGTGCTTCACCGCCGAAGACGCCATCCGCACGCTGCGCCTCGCGCGTGAGGCGGGCGGCTGGGATCTGGTCAAGCTGGAAGTCCTGGGCGAGGCGCGCACGCTCTACCCCGACATGCGCGAGACCCTGCGCGCGACCGAGACTTTGGCCAGGGAAGGCTTCCTGCCGATGGTCTATTGCGCCGACGACCCGATTGCCGCGCGCCAGCTCGAAGAAGCCGGTGCCGTCGCGATCATGCCGCTGGGCGCACCGATCGGCTCGGGCCTTGGCATCCAGAACAAGGTGATGATCCGCATGATCGTCGAAGGCGCCAAAGTGCCGGTGCTGGTCGATGCGGGCGTGGGCACGGCGAGCGATGCCGCCGTGGCGATGGAACTGGGCTGCGACGGCGTGCTGATGAACACCGCCATTGCCGAAGCGAAAGACCCGATCCGCATGGCCCGCGCGATGAAGGCCGCCGTCGAGGCCGGGCGCGACGCCTATCTGGCCGGGCGCATGGCCACGCGGCGTTATGCCGATCCCTCCAGCCCGCTGGCCGGGCTCATCTGA